The stretch of DNA GGTACTTCCGCGTCCGGCGCTGCGTGCGGTTGCCGTGATCGTCTACACCCTCGCCGTCGTGCTCGGAATCGGGCTTGCCGGTGGAATTCCCGCTCCCGCGCTGGTGTTCATCGTGATCGCGCTGACCGCGGTGGTCGTGACCGGGGTCCGGCACGTCGCGTGGACGCCGCTCGGGCGGGGAATCTCGCTGATCGTCGTCGGATCTGCGACGGTGCTGACGGCAGCCGTCGTGGGACTGGTGCGTGAGCTGTCGGGGCAGACGTGGGTCGTCGGCTCGTCGCCGGCGTACACCGTCGCTGCCGTGATCGTGTCGGTCGGCACCGTGTGGGTGCTCGTCGAAACCTGGCTGCGCGCACGGCAGGACCTGCGCCGCATGGACACTCTGCATTCGGTGCTCGTCACCCGGTTCCCCGAAGTGGTCGAGGGCGACGGCAAGGGCAGCACCACCGTTCTCCGCGCGTCCGACGCCGTCGCCGATGTCATGGACGCGCTGTACCTGCAGGCCGGTGCAGGCATGCTCGACACGGACGAACAGGAACTTCCGGAATCGACGGCCGAGCGCGCCCGGATTCTCGCGCGCTGGATCGACGACCCGATCGCCTCGGACGTCCTCGACACCGAATGGATCGCGCCGCCCCCGGGCATGTCGCCGCGCCGATGGGTGCTCGAACTCGCGGGCGCGTACGCCGAGTTCGGCACGTCGGCCCCGGCTCCGGCGACGGCGGAGACCGCCGACTCGGCTGCAGACTAGCCGGAGCGGCCCCCGAAGCCGGTCAGTCCGGCGATCCGGTGACGAGCCAACCGCAGGGCGCGGCGAGGTCCTCGGCCTCGGGCGGCCCCATGGATCCGGCGGGGTACGGTTTGGCCGGGGGAGGGTCCCGCAGGAGCGCGTCGGCGACGGTCCAGACGTGGGCCAGGCCGTCGGGGCGCGTGAACAGCGACCGGTCGCCGTGCAGTACGTCGAGGATGAGCCGCGAATAGGGTGCAAGTGCGTGGCCGAGTGGCACCGTGTCGAGGGGCAGCCCCAGGTGGCCCACCGACAGGCTGTCGTCGGGTCCGGGTTCCTTGACCACCATCGAGATGTCGATCTCGCCGTCTCCGGACAGGTCGAAGGTCAGAACTGCGCCGTCCGGCGGAATGTCCGTGAGCGGGCCCCGGGGACCGCGGAAGACCAGGCTCACCCGTTGCTTGCTGACGCCCAGCATCTTTCCGGTGCGCAGGAGGAACGGCACGCCGTGCCAGCGGGCCGTGTCGACCCACAGCCGGGCGGCGACGAACGTCTCGGTCGTCGAATCGTCCGCGACACCGTCGACGTCGCGGTACCCCTCGTACTGGCCGAGCACCACGTCTGCCGTATCGAGGGGCCGGAACGCCCCGATGACGGATTCCCGTGCGGACTGGAGATCGTCGGGGCCCAATGTCTCCGGCGGTTCCATCGCGATCTCGGCGGCGACCTGGAACAGGTGCGTCACCAGCATGTCCAGGACGGCGCCGGTGGCGTCGTAGAACCGGGCGCGGTCGTCGATGTCGAGGATCTCGGGCACGTCGATCTGTATCTGCTCGACGTGTTCGCGGTTCCAGACGCCCTCGATCATCCCGTTGGCGAAGCGCAGGATGTGCAGATTCTGGGTGCTCTCCTTGCCGAGGAAGTGGTCGATCCGATAGATCTGCTTCTCGTCGAGGACCTGGTGCACGGCCTCGTCGAGTTCGACGAACGCCTCCTGGGACGTCCCGAACGGCTTCTCGTACACGACCCGTGCGCCCCGGGCCAGATCGTGAACGCCGAGCGCACGGGTGGTGTCGGCGAACGTACTCGGTGGCAGCGCCAGGTAGTGGACCAACTGCGCATCTGCCGCGCCGAGGTCCTGCCGTGCCTGCTGCACGGCCGCGGGGAGCGTTCCCGGGTCGTCCGGGGTGAATCCGCCGCCGGCGAATCTCAGCCGCCGGGCGAAGGTATCCCAGTCGGCGTCGTCGTGCGGCACTCCGAACTGGTTCACGACGTCGCGCACGTGGTCGCGGAACTGATCGTCGGAGACGTTTCCCCGCCCGGTGCCGATCAGCATCCACTCGGAGTTCAGGAGCCCCGAGAGGGCGAGTTGGAAGAACGAGGGGAGGACCATGCGTTTGGACAGGTCTCCGGTGGCACCGAAGAGGACGAAGATCGTGGGACCGAGCTGCGGTCTGTCAACCATTGCTCCATCATGCGCCACGGAGGCACGCCGGGCAGGGCAATCCGGCGGTGTCGTCGGGTACGGCGTCTCGGGCCCGGGCGGACACCGGGTGTCACTCCTGGCGAACGCGTTGCCGCCCAACGGTTCTCGCGATCAGCGGGACGCGTCCGGCGGAACCTCCGGCAACCCCTCGCTGGCGCGGAGTTTCTCGGCCATCGTGGTGAGCAGATTCTGTGACTCTTCGGAGAGGTCGAACGCGCGGCTGGAGAGCTTGCGGAGTCCGTATCCCTGGAGTTGCGAGAGAAGCTCGAGATCGTGGTCGATCTTCGCGGCGTAGATGTCGTTGAAGAAGTAGTCGGGCTTCACCTTGAAGAAGCGGGCGAATGCCGCGACCGTCTCGTCGGAGGGGTTGGTGCGCTGTCCCGATCGGAGCTGGGAGATGTAGGGCTTCGAGATCTGATGTCCGTCTGCGATCAGCGCCGCAGCGACCTCAGCGTTGGTATGCGGTTTACGTCCCGGAGGGTGGACCGTGTCGAAAAGCTTGTTCAACCGCGCAGCAAAATCTGCCATTGTGAGCCGCCGGGTCCTCTCTCGTGCGCGCGTCAGTCGTGTGAACGACACCGTACCATGATGATAACCGATTGATAACTCACGAACATAGGGCCAAAACGCCGTTCGATCGAGCGTGGCTTATCTCATATATGTTTCAATCACCGCGCGTCGCCCAGTCGAGGATCGTCGGCTTTTTGAGCGCTTTCTGCGCTCGTCACACGCGGTCTACCGTTGAAAGTTCAAGGGGGGCGCCGATGTGGGCGAAGCTGAACCCGCGTCGGCGCGCGCGTTCGGGGCCGCGACTGCATGGTTGCCATTTCAATCACTGAGAGTTTGCTGGCAATGTTGCAGGGGTGTGCTTCGTGGGGTCGACGTGCCTATCGTCCCTGTTCAGGGCTGATGTGTTGCGTTGCGCATCGCAACGTCCGGAGGTCGCTCGCGGCCCGCGGGGCTTGGTGAACACTACTGTGAAGTAGAGGCTTCTGCACGGGCGGCGGGCCGCGCGCCGCCATCCCGCCCCTCGGCCGCTGCGTGTCGAATGTGGACGCGCCTCGGCGAGCTGGACGATTGTCCAGCTCAGGTGGGGTTCGGTAGCGGTGGCGGACCTCCGAGTCTGGTCAAAATCGAAGCCGTCGGGGATGATTGTGATATGGAACACAGAATGAGTGACGCCGAGCTTCGGAAGGCGATTCGAGTTCTGCGCGAGCGCGCCGACGACGCCCGGCACCGAGGAAACGACGACGACGCCAACGGGATCGAGAGGACGATTCGTACCTATCAGGAAGAAATGACTCAGCGGTTGTGAACCGTCACGAACCGGCCCGCCGAGGGCCGGTTCGCGTCTCTCCCGGGCAAATGCGCCCCGCAGTTGCGTGCGCGCAATCAGATTGCGTGCGTAGACTTCCAGCCGACACGGATCGGTGACGACGGGGGCGCACACGGCTATGGCGATCAAAACGCTGGACGGCAAGAAGTGCCTGATCACGGGTGCAGGTAGCGGAATCGGGCAGGCAACCGCCCTCGCGGCCGCGGCCGAGGGCGCCGAACTGTTCCTCACCGACATCAACGAAGTCGGCCTGGCTCAGACAGTCGAGCAAGTCGGCAGCGGTGGGGGCACCGTCAGTTTCTCGCGTGCGCTCGACGTGTCCGATTACGACGCGGTTGCCGCGTTCGCCGCCGATGTCCACGAGCAGTTCGGCAGCCTCGATGTCGTGATGAACGTCGCCGGCATCTCCGCGTGGGGGACGGTCGAGAATCTCGAACACCGGCACTGGAAGTCCATGGTGGACGTCAATCTGATGGGTCCGATTCACATCATCGAGAGTTTCGTCCCCCCGATGGTGCGGGCGGGCCGCGGCGGCCACCTGGTCAACGTCTCGTCCGCCGCCGGACTCCTGGCGCTTCCGTGGCATGCGGCATACAGTGCAAGCAAATTCGGGCTTCGCGGAGCCTCCGAGGTGCTGCGGTTCGACCTCAAACGGCACGGCATCGGCGTGAGCCTCGTGGTGCCCGGCGCGGTCAAGACGCCGCTGGTGGGCACCGTCGAGATCGCAGGCGTCGACCGCGAGGATCCGCGTATTCAGAAGGCGATCCACCGCTTCGAGAAGCGCGCTGTGACGCCCGAAAAGGTGGCATCCTGTATCCTCGCCGGCATCAAGAAGGACCGGTACCTGGTGTACACGTCGCCGGACATCCGATTCGGCTACTGGTGGGCCCGCAAGTTCTCGCCGCCGTACGACTTCGTGATGCAGCGGGCGAACGACCAGTTCAGCAAGTTCCTGTAGCGGCTATGCCTCGCCGGCGCGGAGCACGGTGCCGTCGGTGAATCGGACGCCGTCGGTGCACCGGCACTCGACCTGCCCGGCGCCGAACTGTTCGGCGTGAAGACGCGCGTACAACCCGTGTCGCGCAAGGAGTTCGGTGTGCGTGCCGCGTTCGATCAGCGTTCCCTCGTCGATCACGAAGATCACGTCGGCGTGCTGAATCGTGGACAGTCGGTGCGCGATCGCGAGGGTGGTGCGTCCGCGCATCACCTCGCCGAGGGCACGCTGGACGAGTCGTTCGGAGACCGTGTCGAGCGCGGACGTCGCCTCGTCGAGGATCAGAACCCGAGGATTCTTCAGCAGCACCCGGGCGATGGCCAGGCGCTGCTTCTCGCCGCCGGACAGGCGGAATCCTCTTTCCCCGACCAGGGTGTCGTAGCCGTCGTCGAACCCGAGGATGCGGTCGTGAATGTTGGCGGCCGCGGCGGCGGCGTGCAATTCGGTATCCGTCGCGTCCGGCTTGGCGTACCGAAGGTTGTCCGCGATGGACGCGTGGAACAGATACGGGTCCTGGGTCACCATTCCGACCGCCTCGGCGAGCGAACTCATGGTCAGATCGCGCACGTCGTGGCCGTCGACCCGGACGGCGCCACTGTCCACCTCGTACAGGCGTGGCACGAGGTAGCAGAGCGTGGTCTTGCCTGCGCCGGATGGTCCGACGAACGCGGCGAGCTGACCGGGTTCGATGTCCAGCGACGTGCCCGCGACCGCCCAGCGCCGGCTGCGACGTTCCGCCGGTGCGGTTTCGGGCGCCGCCACGGCCGGGAGCCGAGATGCGACGGTCGCGACGCCGCGCATGCCGCCGCCCCCGCCTCGGCCCAGGCTGCGCAGCGCCACCGGGTCGGGATCCGCGGTGGCCAGCCGGACGGGCGCGGGATACGCGAAGTACACGTCGTCCAATTCCACTCGCCCGGGTGAGTCCGCGGGCAACTCGACGGCGCCCGGCCGGTCGACGATCGCGGGTTGCAAATCGAGGTATTCGAAGATGCGGCGGAACAACGCCATCGACGTCTGGACGTCGAGAGTGACCCGCATCAGCGAGACCAGCGGTTGCAGCAATCTGGCCTGCAGGGTCGAAAACGCGACGAGTGTGCCCGCCGAGAGGGCCGCGGAACCGCCGCTGACGAGGTACCCGGCCAGCAGGTAGACGAGAGCGGGGGTGATCGCCATGAACGAGCTCACGACGGCGAAGAAGCCCTGGCCCGTCATGGCCTGGCGCACCTGAAGTTCCGTCTGCCGGGCGTTCTCGGTCCGATACCGGTCGAGTTCGGTGTCGGCCTGGTTGAACACCTTCGTCAGCAGCACACCGGACACGCTCAGTGCTTCCTCGGTGATCGCGGTCATGTCCGACAACGACTCCTGCGTCTTGCGCGCGAGAACCCGCCGCCGGGCGCCGACCCGCCGCTGCAGATAGACGAAACCGGGCAGCAATGCGACCGCGAGCAGCGTCAGCTGCCACGACAGCAGCAGCATCGCGATGAGAGAAGCCGCGACCGTGACGACGTTGGACAGGATGCTCGACGCCGTGGACGTGAGGACGGAGCGCACCCCACCGACGTCGTTGGCCAGACGCGATTGGATGGACCCGGTCTTGGTGGAGGTGAAGAAGGCCAGTTCCATCTTTTCGAGATGGGCGAACAGCCGCTCCCGCAGATCCGCCATCGACAGGTTGCCGACCCTGGTGGTGAGGTAACTCTGGCCGACGCCGATCACCGAACCCGCCAGCGTCACCACGATCATGGCCACCACCAGCCATAGCAGCAGCGTCAGATGCACACCGCTGTCGTCGGTAGGGAACAGAGCACGGTCGAACACCGCCTTCGTGAGGAAAGGATTCACGATGCCGAGCAGTGCGGACACGACGATCGCGGCCGCGACGAGCACCAGCCACCCGCGGTAGGGGCGGAGGAGCGCCCAGATGCGGGGGAGCAGCGAAGGCTCGGGCGCCCGCTGCATGGATATGGGACCGGTCGCGGACATCTCCCCATCGTGCCCACCGAGCAGAGTCCTGGCGAGCCGATTAAGTCCGGTTACGGCCGGTCACCGTGCTCGGGGATGCCGAGTTCGCCTCGCACTGCGGTGAGGAAGTCTTCCTGCGCGCTGATCCCGGCCTGGAAATGGTCGACGAAGTCCTGCTGGCGGGTGGACAGCGCGTCCGCGGTCACGATGTCGTCTTCTGCGAGGTCGAGGGTCAGCCAGCCGGCAGCCTCGGTTGCGGCCGAATACTCCACCATCATCCGTCGCGCGGGTTCCACCGCCGGTGCGGATCCGATCAACTCCACCGCCGCGAATTTCGAGGTGAACACGACCTGCTGGTCGTGCAGCGGTGTGATGACGGCCTGCACGGTGGCCAGCAGGATCGGCCCGTCGAAGCGGTCGAACGCCATCGAGACGGAACCCGAGGTGTTGCGCACCTCGTTGGCGGCGGTCAGGAGTTCCGAATAGATCTTCTGCCGCTGCGTCCGCAGGAACTCGTTCTCGGATTGGCTCATCGTCGCCTTTACTTGGTTCGACGTGTTCAGCAGAGTGAACGCCCCGCCGGACACGGAACCGATCAGAGTGCCGACGACGGCCATCGAGGCCATGAGCATGCTGAGCCGAAAATCTCGGCCCCGCACAGTTTTGCGTTCGAGAGATTCGGTGTTCTCGGTCTCGCTCATCGTCCCGCTCCAATCGACCCTCCACGGCGTACGCTCACTCTCCCGTGCGGCCGGCGAACCGTCGCGCGTAGTCGACTACGCGGGTTGTGAAACTTCTCGAGGGGGTCGGTGCGATATGCGTAATAGGTCGGGGATCCTCGGGAAATCGAAGGTGAGCACAATGACCAAGATCGCACTCCGCGCGGCAATTGCTTCGGCCGTCATCGCTCCGGTGATGCTCGTCGGCGCGGGAGGGGGCACAGCGACGGCGGCACCCGTCCTCAGCGCAGGCGGCACAGGCGCGATCAGCGTCACGGTGCCGCGGGGAGAAAGCTGGAACTGCTTCGCGCTGGATTCGAATTTCGGTCTCCGGGCAGGCGTCGGAAGGCTGGATGGATTCGCGGCAGGATCGAACGTGACCGTGTTCTGCTTCGGCACCACGGCACCGTTCTTCTTCACCGGCAGTGTGAAGGCCGGAACATAGAGTTTCTTCGAAGGATTCTCAGCGATGCCCGGCGTGCAGGCAGTCCTCGAACAGCGTGCGCACCTCGTCGACGTGCCGGTCGAGATCCGCGAGGTCCCAGTCGTCGGTCGGTACGGGCTCGAGGACGTCGACGTCGACGGTGCCCGGGTGCGCGACGAGCGAGTTCCGCCACATCCGTTCGCCGGCGTTGTGGATGACGATCGGCACGATCGGCACTCCCGCCTGCATCGCCAGGTGGAATCCGCCCTTCTTGAACCTGCCGAGGCGCGGGGTGGGTGAACGGGTGCCCTCGGGGGCGATCGCAATGGAGATGCCGGACTGCAGTTTGTCCACGGCCGGGAGGAGGGCCGCCCGCGCCTTCGTGCTGTCGGCCCGGTCGATGTAGGCGACGTCGAGGAGGGCGCCCACGGGAATGAACCGGGGGTCGCGCGCGGCCTCCTTCTTCGCGACGCCGGTGACGTCGCGCCGGATGACGCTGCCGATCACCAGCAGGTCGAGCGAACTCTGGTGATTGAACATGAAGACCGCGGGCCTGGCCGACCACGCGTTCTCCTTGCCTTTGATGCGCACGTTGATTCCGCAGATCGCGAGCGCGAGGTCCGGTCCGAAGCTACCGACGAGGTTGGCGCCGGTCTGCCGGTTCTGGGTGAGCAGGCCCGCGGAGACGCCGAACGCCGCGGCACCCATCAGGACGCCGATCGCGGTGGTGGTGCGGGCGATCGACATCGGGTCGGCGCCGCTCTCGGGGGGTCGTAGATTCACCGACGGCCACCCGTTCTGCCGTGCGGTGGCCGCAAGCTTGCGGTCGGGGTTCAGCGCCACGGGATGTCCGACCGACTTCAGCATCGGAACATCCTCGGCGCCGTTGGAGTACGCGAAGCTGTCGCCCAGATCGGCGCCGTGCTTGTCGGCGTACTCGCGCAGTGCGTCGGCCTTGGCCTGTCCCCACAGGGGCGGCGATTCGAGCTTGCCGGTGAGCATCCCGTCCAGGATCGCGGGCCGCGTGCACAGCACGTCCTCGGCGTCGATGTCGAGGTCCGCGGCCACCGACAACGCCTGATACGGGGTGGCGGACGTGGCCATCACCACGCGGTGACCGGCGTGCCGGTGTGCGGCGAGCAGGCCACGGACCTCCGAGAAGATCATCCTCGCGATCTCCTGGCGAAACAGGCGCTGCCCCCACTCCTGCATCTCGTCCTCCATGCGCCCGGCCAGGCTCTCCACGCCGATGCGCATCAGGTTGCCGACGTCGGCGCCCCGGAAGCGAGTCTCCACCGCCGCGTTCGTGGTGCGGAGAAGCTCGGCCACGCTGATGTCGAAGCGCCGCAAACGATCCCGGTAGACGACACTCGCGGAGTACCCGCTGATCAAGGTGCCGTCCAGGTCGAACGCCGCGAGGGTGGCCGGACCCGGAACGGCAGCCGCGATGTCGTCGTGGAGACTGCGGAGATCGCTCATCGACTCACCTACCACCCATCTGGTCGAGATTCTCGTGCGCGATGGCCCGGATGCGGAGCACCTGGTCGATCAAGGTCTGGAGTTCGGCCTCGAACTCGACCCGCCGGGCCGCCATGTTCTCGGCGTTCGGTTCGACCAGTCCCCGGTTACGTGCCAGCTTGAGCGCGGTCGTGAACAGTTCGGCCGAGATCGACTCGCTGCTCCCGATCTGCTGCCGGAGCCTTCGCTGCTCGGCGAGCGCGAGGCATGCCGTCATAAATGCCTTCTCGTCGAACTTCCGGTCCACGGGAGTGCGAAGCAGCTGTGCCGCGACCACCGCGTACGCCTCCAGGAACGGCTGCAGGACCCGGTGGGCCAGGTGAATGCGCATCCCGGACAACAGGTTCGCCGCATGCTGGGGGTCACCCAGATTCGACTGCCACGCCGGGTCGATCAGGTCGAGTTCGGCCCGCAGTTCCTTCCGGAAGCTGTCCTTCTCGCTGAAGAAGAATTCGAACTTGAGGAGGTCGCGGATGCGGAGTGCCGCATTCCATCCGTCCTCGAGAGGGTCGGTGAACTGCTGATCGACGGCGGCGCGCAGCACCATCTCCGCGATCGCCCGCATCACCAGGAAGTGAATGGTGTTGTTGCGGTAGAACGCTGCCACGAGATGCTGATCGCGTCCGAGGTAGAACACCCGCTCGCTGCCCTGGTCGAAGCTTTTCAGGACCCCGGAGTCGAGGTGGGTGCGCACCGCCTTGCGGATCACCTGCGGGTCCGTCAGATCCACGTCGCCCGCGGTCGGCAGCGAGCGCGCCGTGATGTAGTCGACGAGCGGCCCGAGGATGGCGCCGACCTCGGCGACGGTGAGCGCGCGGTCCTCGATGCCGAGAAACGCGAGCATGACCAATGACGACGCCGTGACGGGGGTGACCTCGTTGATGCGGTGGCACACCTCGAACGCCGTCTTCTGCACCGCCAGTCGCAGGTCGTCCTCCTGACCGAGGTAGTCCGCCAGAGACATCGGCCTGCCGACATTGACGTGCGCGACACCGTGCCGTTGACCTTGCGCCCGAACGTATCCGAAGAGCCAGCGCAGACTCTCCTTGCTCTTCGCCTGGCCGTGCGCCTCCGCCGCCATCGCCCCGACCTCGTACAGCTGGTCGTAGGTCAGCGACACCGGGACGAGGTAGACGTCGGACATCCCGCTGTCCTGGAACGCTTTCGCGAGATAGTTGAGCAGGCCGAACCGCGGCGGCCGCAGTTTGCCGGTGCGGCTGCGCCCGCCCTCGATGTACCACTCGAGGTTGAACCGCTTCGTGAGCAGGTAGCGCATGTACTCGCGGAGCGTCCACTTGTAGATCTCGTCGCCCTCGATCTTGCGGCGGATGAACACGGTGCCGCTGCGCTTGCCGATCGGTCCGATCGGCCAGAAATTGATGTTCAGCCCGCCCATCACGTGGTTGAGCGGAAGGTCGTTCGCGAGCAGCGCGGGCCGCAGCACCAGGGGGTCGAGGTACGAGCGGTGGCTGGGCAGGAACACCAGGGAATGTTCCTTGTTCAGCTCCCGCAGTTGGTCGAGCCGGGTGGTGTCGACGTCGAGGCGGTACGCGCGGGAGAAGTAGCGGCCCAACTGGTCCCACAGTGCGATGGCCCGCCGGCTCTGGGCGGCCACCATCTCGTCCAGTGCGCCGCGGGCGCGGCGATCCACCTCGGCGACGGGAAGATTCAACTGGGCCGACAGGTCGTGGGTGCCGTCGTGGTACCGGCTGGCGTCGGTGATCTCGTCGACGACGAACCTCGACACCTTGTACTGCGTGCCCAGCACCGTGCGCTCGGCCCGCTCGAGGGTCAGCGCTGCCTGGCGGCGGATGAAATCCGGAAGGGACCCACCGCCGTTCTCGGCGAGCCGGCGTTCGAGGTCGCTGAGCGGGGCCGGGTCGCCCTCCAGAACCTGGCACCGGGCGGGGTCGTCGCGCATCACCCGCCGTTGCATGTTCTGGCCGGGATGCAGCGGATCGCGCAGCGAGAGCGTCTCCCGCAACCGCTGTGCGCCGTCCGGGTGGGTCTCCTTCGGTAGCCACACCACCCGGAGCGGGGTGAGCAGCGGATCGTCCTTCCGCCGAGCGAGATCGGCGAGTGCCTGGTCGGTGACGCGGACGGTCGGCGGTGGCTGACCCGAGTCGTTCGCCTGCCGCTCCAGCCACGTGCGGAGAACGTCGTCCTCCATCTCGCTCATCGTCTCGATGAGATAGACCCGTGGCCGTGCCGTCTGCTCGTCCATCGCGCCAGCCTTTCCCTTCACCCGCGGCCGAGTTCGACGATCTCGTCGAGACTCTCCTGCAGGCACGACATGAACCGCGCCGGTTCGGTCACGGCGGCGGTGTCGAGATTGACACCGATGCAACACGTGCCGACGTGGGAGACGAGGGTGGCCATGACCGCGCAGCCGGGAGCCGGGCCGAACGGGAACATCCGCTCGATCCGGGCACCCGCCAGATACACGGGCACGGGCACGCCCGCGACGTTGCTGGCCTGCAGATCGAGGCCCGTCGACTGCGAGAGGTACCAGTTGGCCAGCACCACCGTCGGGATCCGGACCAGGATGGGGGCGGCGGAATCGAGCAGCCCGAGCGCCGGTTCCTGGCGCAGGCCGAGAATGATCGCGCGGACCTTCCGAATCCGTTCGATCGGGTCGCGTTCACCGACCGGACCGGCGAACCGGGCGGCGGCGAACCGGTTGCCCCCGGTCGGATCCGACGCCGAACGCATACTCACCGGCATCCCCACCGGAATCGTCGCGAGGTCGTAGCCGAACGACTCGTGATAGCGGCGGAATCCGCCCAGCAGCGCCGCCACGTACGCGTCGTTCAACGATCCGCCGGCGACGTGAGCAGCGGAACGCAGTTCGTCGACGCTCACCTCCAGAACCCCGAACCAGCGCCCGAGCCCGCGGTCGCGCAGCAGGTCCGAGCCCGTCGACGGGGGAGGCGTCACCACCCTGCGGATCGAGTTCGCGTAACCGGCGACCTCGGTGACACTGCCCACGGGGTCGCCGACGACCGTCATCGCCGTCCGCACCGCGCCACGGATCAGGCCGCCGAGGCGGCCCGGGGCGCTGCGCACGTTGTCGAGCGCCTGTTCGAGCAGAGCGCCGCCGCCCGACATCTGCTCCGGCAACGGTGCCGGCCGATCCGGTTTGTCCGGCGACGGTTCGGGACGCCTGCTGTGCAGCAGCGTCATCAACTGGATTCCGCCGAGCCCGTCCGTGATGCTGTGGTGCGTCTTCACCACGTAGACGGCGCGGCCGTCGTCGAGTCCCTCGATGAGCATGGCACTCCACGGCGGCCGGGCGCGGTCGAACGGTTCGGTCGCCAGGTGCCTGCACATCCGCAGCGCATGGTCGAACGTCGCCGGCTCCGGCAGCCGCACCCGCGACAGGTGGTAGTCGAGGTCGAATTCGGGGTCGACCGACCACATCGGATTGCCCAGCC from Rhodococcus opacus B4 encodes:
- a CDS encoding wax ester/triacylglycerol synthase domain-containing protein encodes the protein MADGEPLIPPSAVDVDFSDVAWGADRTMSDFETGMWRMEEVQPKLRSPIVAVDVLDKPPDWERLVRAHEWASHMVPRIRMRVVEPTLRLGNPMWSVDPEFDLDYHLSRVRLPEPATFDHALRMCRHLATEPFDRARPPWSAMLIEGLDDGRAVYVVKTHHSITDGLGGIQLMTLLHSRRPEPSPDKPDRPAPLPEQMSGGGALLEQALDNVRSAPGRLGGLIRGAVRTAMTVVGDPVGSVTEVAGYANSIRRVVTPPPSTGSDLLRDRGLGRWFGVLEVSVDELRSAAHVAGGSLNDAYVAALLGGFRRYHESFGYDLATIPVGMPVSMRSASDPTGGNRFAAARFAGPVGERDPIERIRKVRAIILGLRQEPALGLLDSAAPILVRIPTVVLANWYLSQSTGLDLQASNVAGVPVPVYLAGARIERMFPFGPAPGCAVMATLVSHVGTCCIGVNLDTAAVTEPARFMSCLQESLDEIVELGRG